The following proteins are encoded in a genomic region of Ailuropoda melanoleuca isolate Jingjing chromosome 10, ASM200744v2, whole genome shotgun sequence:
- the LOC100475101 gene encoding acyl-coenzyme A synthetase ACSM2B, mitochondrial isoform X2 codes for MHWLWKLQRICILWGTQVSGRTVHLHTKQLASLQWGHQEVPAKFNFASDVIDHWAGMEKTGKRPPGPALWWVSGDGDEIVWNFSQLRELSQQAANVLSVACSLQPGDRVAVVLPRVPEWWLVTLGCMRAGLVFMPGTIQMKAKDILYRLQVSKARAIVAGDEVAQAVDTVASDCPSLKTKLVVSEKSRDGWLDFKTLLREASTTHCCVETGSQEAAAIYFTSGTSGLPKMAEHSHSSLGMKAKMDAGLWIDLQASDIMWTISDTAWILNILASFLETWTAGACTFIHLLRKFDPVVILKVLSSYPINSLVGAPIIYRMLLQQDLSSYKFPHLQNCFSGGETLLPDTLEKWRAQTGLDIREFYGQTETGLTCRVSKTMKIKPGYLGTAIPHYDVQVLDDKGKVLPPGTEGDVGVRVKPIRPIGIFSGYVDNLEKTAANIRGDFWILGDRAIKDQDGYFQYLGRADDIINSSGYRIGPSEVENALMEHPAVVETAVTSSPDPVRGEVVKAFVVLAPQFLSHDPDQLTKELQQHVKSITAPYKYPRKVVT; via the exons ATGCACTGGCTGTGGAAACTCCAGCGGATTTGCATCCTATGGGGGACCCAGGTGTCTGGTCGCACTGTCCACCTTCATACCAAGCAACTGGCATCCCTGCAGTGGGGTCACCAGGAGGTCCCTGCCAAATTTAACTTTGCCAGTGATGTGATAGATCACTGGGCTGGCATGGAGAAG actGGCAAGCGACCTCCGGGCCCAGCCCTCTGGTGGGTGAGCGGTGATGGTGATGAAATAGTGTGGAACTTCAGCCAACTGAGGGAACTCAGCCAGCAGGCAGCCAATGTCCTTTCAGTGGCATGCAGCCTGCAGCCTGGTGACCGTGTGGCGGTGGTGCTGCCCCGAGTGCCTGAGTGGTGGCTGGTGACCCTGGGCTGCATGCGAGCAG GCCTCGTCTTCATGCCCGGGACTATCCAAATGAAAGCCAAGGACATCCTTTATAGGCTGCAGGTGTCTAAAGCCAGGGCCATTGTGGCTGGGGATGAAGTGGCCCAGGCAGTGGACACCGTGGCCTCTGACTGCCCCTCTCTGAAAACGAAGCTAGTGGTATCTGAGAAAAGCCGGGATGGATGGCTGGACTTTAAGACACTACTACG GGAAGCATCTACTACTCATTGCTGTGTGGAAACTGGAAGCCAAGAAGCAGCTGCCATCTACTTCACCAGTGGGACTAGTGGCCTTCCCAAGATGGCGGAACATTCCCACTCAAGCCTGGGCATGAAGGCCAAGATGGATGCTGG CCTATGGATAGACCTGCAAGCCTCTGACATAATGTGGACCATATCAGACACAGCTTGGATACTGAACATCTTGGCTTCATTTCTGGAAACTTGGACAGCAGGAGCATGCACATTTATCCATCTTTTGCGAAAGTTTGACCCAGTCGTCATTCTAAAG GTGCTGTCCAGCTACCCAATCAACAGCCTGGTAGGAGCACCCATCATTTACCGGATGTTGTTACAACAGGATCTTTCTAG tTACAAGTTCCCACATCTACAGAACTGCTTCAGTGGAGGAGAGACCCTCCTTCCAGACACTTTGGAGAAGTGGAGGGCCCAGACAGGACTGGACATCCGAGAATTCTACGGCCAGACAGAAACG GGACTCACTTGCAGAGTTTCCAAGACCATGAAAATCAAACCTGGTTACCTGGGAACTGCTATTCCCCATTATGATGTGCAG GTCTTGGACGACAAGGGCAAGGTCTTGCCCCCTGGTACGGAGGGAGATGTGGGCGTCAGGGTAAAGCCCATCAGGCCTATAGGCATCTTCTCTGGCTATGTG GACAATCTTGAGAAGACAGCAGCCAACATTCGAGGGGATTTTTGGATCCTTGGAGATCGGGCAATCAAGGATCAAGATGGCTATTTCCAGTACCTGGGGCGGGCAGATGACATCATTAACTCCAGCGG GTACCGGATTGGGCCCTCAGAGGTGGAGAATGCACTGATGGAGCATCCTGCTGTGGTTGAGACAGCTGTAACCAGCAGCCCGGACCCTGTCCGGGGAGAG GTGGTGAAGGCATTTGTGGTCCTGGCCCCACAGTTTCTGTCCCATGACCCAGACCAGCTCACCAAGGAGCTGCAGCAGCACGTGAAGTCAATAACAGCCCCATATAAGTACCCAAGGAAG
- the LOC100475101 gene encoding acyl-coenzyme A synthetase ACSM2B, mitochondrial isoform X1, protein MHWLWKLQRICILWGTQVSGRTVHLHTKQLASLQWGHQEVPAKFNFASDVIDHWAGMEKTGKRPPGPALWWVSGDGDEIVWNFSQLRELSQQAANVLSVACSLQPGDRVAVVLPRVPEWWLVTLGCMRAGLVFMPGTIQMKAKDILYRLQVSKARAIVAGDEVAQAVDTVASDCPSLKTKLVVSEKSRDGWLDFKTLLREASTTHCCVETGSQEAAAIYFTSGTSGLPKMAEHSHSSLGMKAKMDAGLWIDLQASDIMWTISDTAWILNILASFLETWTAGACTFIHLLRKFDPVVILKVLSSYPINSLVGAPIIYRMLLQQDLSSYKFPHLQNCFSGGETLLPDTLEKWRAQTGLDIREFYGQTETGLTCRVSKTMKIKPGYLGTAIPHYDVQVLDDKGKVLPPGTEGDVGVRVKPIRPIGIFSGYVDNLEKTAANIRGDFWILGDRAIKDQDGYFQYLGRADDIINSSGYRIGPSEVENALMEHPAVVETAVTSSPDPVRGEVVKAFVVLAPQFLSHDPDQLTKELQQHVKSITAPYKYPRKVEFVSDLPKTVTGKIQRKKLRDKEWKTSRQAGAQ, encoded by the exons ATGCACTGGCTGTGGAAACTCCAGCGGATTTGCATCCTATGGGGGACCCAGGTGTCTGGTCGCACTGTCCACCTTCATACCAAGCAACTGGCATCCCTGCAGTGGGGTCACCAGGAGGTCCCTGCCAAATTTAACTTTGCCAGTGATGTGATAGATCACTGGGCTGGCATGGAGAAG actGGCAAGCGACCTCCGGGCCCAGCCCTCTGGTGGGTGAGCGGTGATGGTGATGAAATAGTGTGGAACTTCAGCCAACTGAGGGAACTCAGCCAGCAGGCAGCCAATGTCCTTTCAGTGGCATGCAGCCTGCAGCCTGGTGACCGTGTGGCGGTGGTGCTGCCCCGAGTGCCTGAGTGGTGGCTGGTGACCCTGGGCTGCATGCGAGCAG GCCTCGTCTTCATGCCCGGGACTATCCAAATGAAAGCCAAGGACATCCTTTATAGGCTGCAGGTGTCTAAAGCCAGGGCCATTGTGGCTGGGGATGAAGTGGCCCAGGCAGTGGACACCGTGGCCTCTGACTGCCCCTCTCTGAAAACGAAGCTAGTGGTATCTGAGAAAAGCCGGGATGGATGGCTGGACTTTAAGACACTACTACG GGAAGCATCTACTACTCATTGCTGTGTGGAAACTGGAAGCCAAGAAGCAGCTGCCATCTACTTCACCAGTGGGACTAGTGGCCTTCCCAAGATGGCGGAACATTCCCACTCAAGCCTGGGCATGAAGGCCAAGATGGATGCTGG CCTATGGATAGACCTGCAAGCCTCTGACATAATGTGGACCATATCAGACACAGCTTGGATACTGAACATCTTGGCTTCATTTCTGGAAACTTGGACAGCAGGAGCATGCACATTTATCCATCTTTTGCGAAAGTTTGACCCAGTCGTCATTCTAAAG GTGCTGTCCAGCTACCCAATCAACAGCCTGGTAGGAGCACCCATCATTTACCGGATGTTGTTACAACAGGATCTTTCTAG tTACAAGTTCCCACATCTACAGAACTGCTTCAGTGGAGGAGAGACCCTCCTTCCAGACACTTTGGAGAAGTGGAGGGCCCAGACAGGACTGGACATCCGAGAATTCTACGGCCAGACAGAAACG GGACTCACTTGCAGAGTTTCCAAGACCATGAAAATCAAACCTGGTTACCTGGGAACTGCTATTCCCCATTATGATGTGCAG GTCTTGGACGACAAGGGCAAGGTCTTGCCCCCTGGTACGGAGGGAGATGTGGGCGTCAGGGTAAAGCCCATCAGGCCTATAGGCATCTTCTCTGGCTATGTG GACAATCTTGAGAAGACAGCAGCCAACATTCGAGGGGATTTTTGGATCCTTGGAGATCGGGCAATCAAGGATCAAGATGGCTATTTCCAGTACCTGGGGCGGGCAGATGACATCATTAACTCCAGCGG GTACCGGATTGGGCCCTCAGAGGTGGAGAATGCACTGATGGAGCATCCTGCTGTGGTTGAGACAGCTGTAACCAGCAGCCCGGACCCTGTCCGGGGAGAG GTGGTGAAGGCATTTGTGGTCCTGGCCCCACAGTTTCTGTCCCATGACCCAGACCAGCTCACCAAGGAGCTGCAGCAGCACGTGAAGTCAATAACAGCCCCATATAAGTACCCAAGGAAG